The following are from one region of the Mauremys reevesii isolate NIE-2019 linkage group 2, ASM1616193v1, whole genome shotgun sequence genome:
- the MC4R gene encoding melanocortin receptor 4, with the protein MNITHHHGMHQPLRFWNHSYGLHGGANESSGKGYSSGGCYEQLFVAPEVFVTLGFISLLENILVIVAIAKNKNLHSPMYFFICSLAVADMLVSLSNGSETIVITLLNNTDTGAQSFTVSIDNVIDSVICSSLLASICSLLSIAVDRYFTIFYALQYHNIMTVKRVGIIITCIWAACTVSGILFIIYSDSSVVIICLISMFFTMLVLMASLYVHMFMLARLHIKKIAVLPGTGTIRQGANMKGAITLTILIGVFVVCWAPFFLHLIFYISCPHNPYCVCFMSHFNLYLILIMCNSIIDPLIYAFRSQELRKTFKEIICCCCLRGLCDLSNKY; encoded by the coding sequence ATGAACATCACACACCACCATGGCATGCACCAGCCTCTGCGCTTCTGGAACCACAGCTATGGATTGCATGGTGGTGCCAATGAGTCAAGTGGAAAAGGTTACTCCTCTGGGGGGTGCTATGAGCAACTTTTTGTGGCCCCGGAAGTGTTTGTGACTCTGGGCTTCATAAGTTTATTGGAGAACATTTTGGTCATTGTGGCAATAGCCAAGAACAAGAATCTGCATTCACCAATGTACTTTTTCATCTGTAGTCTGGCAGTGGCTGATATGCTAGTGAGTCTGTCAAATGGATCAGAAACCATTGTAATCACTCTGTTAAACAATACAGACACTGGTGCACAAAGTTTCACCGTAAGCATTGACAATGTCATTGACTCGGTGATTTGCAGTTCCTTACTTGCATCCATTTGCAGCCTGCTTTCAATAGCTGTGGACAGGTATTTTACGATCTTTTATGCTCTCCAGTACCATAACATTATGACAGTGAAACGTGTAGGGATAATCATAACATGCATCTGGGCTGCTTGCACGGTTTCAGGCATTTTGTTCATCATTTACTCAGACAGCAGCGTTGTCATCATCTGTCTTATCAGCATGTTCTTCACCATGCTAGTTCTCATGGCCTCCCTCTATGTCCACATGTTCATGCTGGCCCGACTGCATATAAAAAAGATTGCAGTTCTTCCAGGGACGGGCACCATTCGTCAAGGTGCCAACATGAAGGGGGCCATCACTTTGACCATCTTGATAGGGGTTTTTGTTGTATGCTGGGCCCCATTTTTCCTCCACTTGATTTTCTACATCTCCTGCCCCCACAACCCATATTGTGTGTGTTTCATGTCCCACTTTAACTTGTACCTCATTCTCATCATGTGCAATTCCATCATTGATCCCCTTATCTATGCATTCCGGAGTCAAGAGCTCAGGAAAACCTTCAAGGAGATCATTTGCTGCTGTTGCCTTCGAGGGCTTTGTGACTTGTCTAACAAATATTAA